Within Vannielia litorea, the genomic segment GCGAAGAGCGGCACGCCCTCGCGCATCGGCGCGCGGCCCTCGGGCAAGAGGCCCACGCGCAGGCGGGCGGGGCCGTTTGCCAGCTGTTCCTCGATCACCGCGGCACCGGGGTAGCCGCCGGCGCGGAGCCCGCCGGCACGGCGGGCCTTGGACAGGGCGAAGGTGAGGTTGGCCTCCACGGGGGTGGTGGTGGCGTCGATGTCATGGCCGTGGAGCGGCAACCCGGCCTCGAGCCGGAGCGAATCGCGGGCCCCGAGGCCGATCGGTTCGCAATCCGCGTGGGCCAGCGCCCTGCGCGCGAAATCCTCGGCATGGCGGGCGGGCACCGAGACCTCGAAACCGTCTTCGCCGGTGTAGCCGGAGCGGGAGATCCAGAGATCGCCGAAGGTTGATTCGACCTGGGCCACGTCCATGAACCGGGGCGGCACGGCCTCGATCACGCTCGACAGCACCGCCTCGGCGGCGGGGCCCTGCAGGGCGATCAGGGCGCGGTCCTCGACGGGCTCGATGGCAAGGCCCGCGCGCCGCATCAGGGCGATGTCGGCCTCGGCATTGGCGGCGTTGACCACGATCAGCCAGCGGTCGCCGTAGTTGGCCACCATCAGGTCGTCGAGGATGCCGCCCGCATCGTTGGTGAACAGCGCATAGCGCTGACGGCCGGGCTTGAGGCCGACGAGATCGACCGGCACGAGGGCTTCGAGCGCCTCGGCCGCGCCCTCGCCCCGGAGCAGCACCTGCCCCATGTGCGACACGTCGAAGAGGCCGCAGGCGGCGCGGGTGTGGAGGTGCTCCTTCATGACGCCGGGGGCGAATTGCACCGGCATCTCCCAACCGGCGAAGGGCACCATCTTGCCGCCCAGCTCCTTGTTCAGCGCGTAGAGCGGCGTGCGTTTCAGATCGGTCAATGTTGTCCCCTTCAGACACAGTTCTGCCCGACCCGCTGGCCGAACCTTCCGTGCCCCCTCTGTCCTTTCGCCTGAGATCGCTATCCCTTCGGCGGGCCTTTCGGCCTCTCTCCAGAGTCCTTGTCGCCGTCCGGTCCTTGGGCCTGAGAGTTTACCGGGGCGGTTGCTCCTTCGGCACCGGCGCGGGGCCGGATTCTCCTCGGACGGGTCCAGACATGGTTAGCGCGGGTCGCCCGGCTGGACAAGATGGCTTGAGAGCGACAGGTTGCCGGGCATGAACGACGCCTATTTTTTTGGCTATGGAAGCCTCGTGAACCGCCAGACGCATCTTCATGCGCCGAATTTTCCGGCGCGGCTGAAGGGCTGGCGGCGGGTCTGGAAGAGCACGGTGCTGCGCGAGGTGGCCTTTCTGAGCGCCGAGCCCTGGGAGGGCGCGGTGATGGAAGGGCTGGTGGCCCATGTGCCCGGCGGCGACTGGGCGGCGCTGGACCTGCGCGAGCGGGCCTACGGGCGGCACGATGTTTCGGCGCTCTGCGAGCACGAGGCGGGGCCGGTGCGGGTGGAGGTTTATGCCGTGGCGCCCGAGCATGCGGCAGGGCCGGACGTGGCCCATCCGGTGCTGCTCAGCTACGTGGATACCGTGGTGCAGGGCTTTGCCGAGGTCTTCGGCGCGGCGGGGGCGCTGCGGTTCTTCGAGACAACGGCGGGATGGCCGCCGGAGGTGGTGGACGACCGCGCGGCGCCGGCCTACCCGCGGGCAACGCCGGTGAGCGCGGAGGAGCGGGACTTCGTGGATGCCGGGCTGCGCCGGCTGGGGGTGGAGCAGGTCGCCGCCTCCGTCAGGGCGTGACAACGCCGTTCTCTTCGCCATCCCAGTAGTGGATGTGCTCGGCGTCGACACGGATGAGCAGCAGGCCGGGCGTGTCGATGCCCTGTTTGAACCAGTATTCGAGGCCCGGCACCCAGTGTTCTTCGAGCGCGGCGCGATCATTGGTGAGCGTGGCGCGGCCCTGAACGTGGACCATCGCGCCCGGCTTGCCGACCAGCCCGAGCACACCGCCGGTGCCCTGAAAGGCGAGGCCGACGCGCGGATCGGCGCGGATGTGGCGAGTCTTGCGCGTGTCGTCGAGGCTGTAGAACCAGCTCTCGCCGCGATACTCAACGTCACCGTTCGAGCTCATCGGTCGGGCGGCGATGCGGCCGTCTTCGGCGAGGGTTTCCATCATGCAGAAGTCGATCTTCGCCATCAGTTCGGCGATCTCGGGCAGGGTCTTGGTGGCCATTTCGGGGTTCCTCGGGGCGCGGGATGCGCCGGTTGAGGGAGGAACGCGCGACGGGGGCGAAGGGTGCCGCGTGATGGAGAGCCCCTGCACGGAACCAAGCCGTAGGCGCCGTGCAGCGCCGACCCGCCCCCCGGGGCGGCGCTTCGGTGATGGGAGCGCGCACCACGAAGGGCGAGCTACCACGGGACGATAAATTGCCATGTACAACCGTTGTGAGCGCCACCCCGCGGGTCGGCGCTGCACGGCTTGCGTTGTGATTGGCTCAGCCCGGCTTGCGGGCCAGCAGCGGCATCACATCGGCCATTTCCGGGCCACGCTCGCGGCCTGTCACCGCCTTGCGGAGCGGCATGAAGAGGCCCTTGCCCTTGCGGCCGGTGGCCTCCTTCACGGCGGAGGTCCACTCGCCCCAGGTGGCATCGGTGTAGGGCGGCTCGCCCAGCAGGGCGAAGGCCTGGGCGACGAAGTCGGCGTCTTCCTCGGCGACCAGCGGGGTCGCGCCCCGGGAGAAGAGGCTCCACCAGGCGGCGAGGTCGGCGCGGGTGGTGATGTTTTCCTTGGCCACGGCCCAGAACCGCTCGGCCTTCTCCGCCGGAACGCCCAGCGCGGCGAGGTCGTCGGCCACGGCAGACAGCGGCAGGGTGCCGAGGTGGCGGTGGGTCAGCGGAAAGAGATCTTCGACATCGAACTTGGTGGGCGC encodes:
- a CDS encoding gamma-glutamylcyclotransferase family protein, with translation MNDAYFFGYGSLVNRQTHLHAPNFPARLKGWRRVWKSTVLREVAFLSAEPWEGAVMEGLVAHVPGGDWAALDLRERAYGRHDVSALCEHEAGPVRVEVYAVAPEHAAGPDVAHPVLLSYVDTVVQGFAEVFGAAGALRFFETTAGWPPEVVDDRAAPAYPRATPVSAEERDFVDAGLRRLGVEQVAASVRA
- the gcvT gene encoding glycine cleavage system aminomethyltransferase GcvT, which translates into the protein MTDLKRTPLYALNKELGGKMVPFAGWEMPVQFAPGVMKEHLHTRAACGLFDVSHMGQVLLRGEGAAEALEALVPVDLVGLKPGRQRYALFTNDAGGILDDLMVANYGDRWLIVVNAANAEADIALMRRAGLAIEPVEDRALIALQGPAAEAVLSSVIEAVPPRFMDVAQVESTFGDLWISRSGYTGEDGFEVSVPARHAEDFARRALAHADCEPIGLGARDSLRLEAGLPLHGHDIDATTTPVEANLTFALSKARRAGGLRAGGYPGAAVIEEQLANGPARLRVGLLPEGRAPMREGVPLFASDEAAEPVGAITSGAFAPSLQRPVAMGYVPAELAEPGTRITAELRGKRLPLVTAPMPFQPSTYKR
- a CDS encoding pyridoxamine 5'-phosphate oxidase family protein, giving the protein MATKTLPEIAELMAKIDFCMMETLAEDGRIAARPMSSNGDVEYRGESWFYSLDDTRKTRHIRADPRVGLAFQGTGGVLGLVGKPGAMVHVQGRATLTNDRAALEEHWVPGLEYWFKQGIDTPGLLLIRVDAEHIHYWDGEENGVVTP